ctgttggaaggtgaacctccacccagtctgaggtccagaacgctctggagcaggttttcatcaacattctctctgtactttgctccgttcatctttccctcgatcccaaCTAGTCTcctagttcctgccgctgaataacttcaccgtaggtatggtattggccaagtGATGAGCGGTGCATGGTTTCCTCCAAACgttacgcttggcattcaggtcaaagagttcaatcttggtttcaccagaccagagaatcttgtttctcatgccttttggcaaactccaagtgggctgtcgtgtgccttttactgaggagttgtttccgtctggccactctaccataaaggcctgattggaggagtgctgcagatatagttgtccttctggaaggttctgccATCTCCACAGAGGGCTCTTGGTCCCCACCCtgactaaggcccttctcccccgattgctcagtttggccgggcaacCACCTCTATAAAGAGTCctagtggttccaaagttcttccatttaagaatgacggaggctactgtgctcttcgggacctgcaatgctgcagaaattgttttatacccttccccagatctgtgtctcgacacaatcctgtctcagaggtctacggacaattccttcgtcttcatggcttggtttttgctctgacatgcactgtcaactgtgggaccttatacagacaggtgtgtgcctttccgaatcatatccaatcaatttaatttaccactggtggtctccaatcaagttgtagaaacatctcaaggataatcactggaaacaggatgaacccaagctcaattttgagtgtcatagcaaagggtctgaaaacttatgtaaatgtgatatttcagttatttctttttgattactttgcaaacatttctaaacacctcttTTCGCttaattatggggtattgtgtgtagatagatgataaaaatgaatataatccattttaaaataaggcagtAACatcacaaaatgtggaaaaggtgaagggatcTGAATGCACTATACTTGGCAAATATGTGTCCATTGTATTTGCATACACTCAGCTTTCACACATGGCTTAGTGGGAGAAAATTCAATTATAAGAGTTCTTTCTTCCCCCATCCCTTCTCAGCTGAAAATACTAAGAACTGAAATCTATTGCCGCGTCAACAAAGTATTTTTCATCAAGCCATAATACAAGTGTTCACGTCTATCCATCAGGATGAACTATTTATTTGGGAACCTGACATTTGTATTTTTGCCACCAGTTGATTGAGCAAGTTTTTGATAACATTAATCACAGGTTCAACTAGGCTCTGCACAAGACAAAGTCTGGTGCACAAAAGATAATCTGATCAATGATTTTCAATTTCAAATCAAAATAATTTCTCCAAAATCATTGCTAAATGCTGAATTTGACAAATGTATATGCCTGGTAAATGGAGATCAAAATTCCTACCCTCGACATAATCTTTCAAATTTCTTAATGGCAGTGTTGATACAAGACTTCACTGGTGCTGTTACTGATTGCTGGGACAGCTGGCATTACAATTAAAACAGTATCTATTGAAGAGGTGAATACTTACGGAAACATTACACATCATTTATTCACAGAATGTTTCCAACATCTTCAACTGTCATTGTTCCCATGTTTTGTCTCTCAATGCTAAAATTGTGCTAAAGCTTCAATAATACTAAAACATTCAAATAGTCCCTGCTAGTCAAAAGAGAGCAGACAATTAAAAACTAGCGAAACTGATTATAATTAAGCCTGACCTTGTCCTGAGACCACATCCATTTATATATTCCCAACAAAGGTAATGATACAACAATCAGGATCAGCAATTTGGTCTTTTTTCTCCCCTTTCCTTTTGCACGGAAGATGAAGCCAATTGTAGCATTACCAGGATTTTTCAGATTCAAATGTCTCAATTAACAGTGACCCAAAAAAAATCCTTCCATCCTTGAGCAGCACACCACCATAGGGTCAATATATCATTACATTAGAGCCCCCAAAATAATTCCATAAAATACAATAATGAATGAGTATATTTTTCTTCTAAAAATGTTGAACTCTTGTAAAAGAAAGGCTAATTCTATTTAAGACCCCTTGGCTTGCATTTAATAGCCAAGGGGTCTTAAATAGTACCTTAAAATAATGTTGTTCATGATGCAATAGATGGTTGCCAATCTGCGCAAGTCTGGATTCCACTAATTGCAATTTGTTAATACCAGTTATCTAATTTTGGTGATTTTGTTTGAGGATTAAGTATGGGCTATGGTATTGGACAGAATTCCACTTATCGTCTTTCAATAATGCCACAGAATTACTTACATTGACTGaatggtttaaaaataaaataattccaaTCACAATAAAACTTCCTTGGTACTGCAGTTACAAATACGCAGGAAGGGAAAGCCAAGAGACCATGCACAAATCTTCATTGACAGGATGGGCAGTGGAGAgaatcaacagcttcaagttcgtgGGTGTACACATCTCCAATTATTGGTTCTGGGCTCACAAAGAATgctcaccaacacctctacttcctcggaTGTTTGAGGACATTGGGCATGTCGCCAAATTTGCTCTCAAACTTCTATAGGTGTACTGTGGAGAGCATTCTGGTTGCTTCACAGCCTGGTTCGGTATTTTAAATGCTCAAGAGCAAATTATGCCACAGAAAACAGTGCTTCCCCGGTgcttcacaggtactgacctccgcaTCAAAGGTGGGAGTGCTCTCAAGAAGGCCTATAATATCAAAGACACAAgtaaccctggccatgctctcaactCACTGCTACAATCTGAATAGAATACTTTGTAGCTTTGTCGACGCCCtatatgtggcaactctttgcatacttgagAATgccaaacaaagaatctcactgtgacgtcACATGTGATAAAGTATCATTCAATTGAAGGTATGTAATAGTGCAAAATTAAAGTTCAAAGAACAACTATTGTATTGTAAAGACCATAatggctgaggtagggttgttgtTGGGGCTGTGCAGGGTGATTCAAGGAGCCCACAAACCATTACTGTTTGTTTcaagacagcttcttcccatcaaatcAATTTCTTGAAGCAACCTGTATAACCTTAACGACAACCCCACCTCAACACCAAGCCATTACAGACTTTGCATAATATTGTTGCTCAACATACTTTGGTTGTTCACTATTACGGTCTGATTTACCTAGATtagctgataatttattgtatatttattacctgttgcatttaatgtgctgtaaagctgcagcaagtaagaatttaattgtcccggTTCACGTTCCGTgcacatgacaaataaacactccgGAGGAGTTACCCCTTGTGCTTTATCACTGGAGTGAAAGTTGAGCAACTATTTTGAGGATGGAGAGCAAATCTAAAATGATCACCACAAAATTAAAGAAATCCTGATTTATTAGCATTACATGCAAATTTATATTTACAACATTGCTTTAAAAAACTACATTGCATGTAAATTTGGATTTAAAGTCCATAGACAATATGATGCAATTCATACATATCAAAAAGCAGTTtgcttttaaataacatttaaCTACAATTTGTAAATACTACCATGTCCACGCACAAATAAGCTGAGTTTACCCGTAAGATTTAATGCTTGTTTTATCAGATTACCAACATATTCACAGCATTGAACGTCACAGAAAATCCATATTTCACCAAAATGTGCATGCATTTTAGCATTGCAACTAGGAAGGTCTCCATATTTAATTATACTGCTCAGTTTTGCCCAGATTTCCTCCAGCTTCTGAGAACTGCAATTGGATTGATCAATGATCCATTTTGCCCTTTGAAAAGAATGCAGCTGAAATTTTTCTTTGATTATCTGAAGACTCCGACTGACTGTAGAGGTCTTGTTTCtccattgtttgctgtttgttgCAATACTCCAAGACCTTTCTGATTTGTAATCCTTAGTTGTAATTCCACACCGTGAACCCGTTTCTGATAGAAATTCCACTGCAGCCATCTTATTTACTGAACTATTCCTCAGTAGATTTGTGGAAAACTCCAAAAGACTATTGGTACAATCGTAATTTGGAACTTCTGCTATGAATTCTCTTTCAACCAAATATTTCTCAATATTTTTTGCTTCTTCGTTTGAAATAATTGGTGGACTTTTCTGAGGTTTCAATTGTAAACTTTGCATATTGTTTGGAAACCATGGTGTGAATCTTGATAATGTTCTTTGAGGGAAGTCTTCCAGCAATCGTTCTGCAATTTTTGATAGTTCTGAATAGTCTTGATTGGGTTTATAGTGTACTACTAACTCCATTTTAATGTTAACTCTTGGCACCGTCTTGTTTCTGTCATCTTGAATCCTCGTTGACCAATGAATAATGGCCACTCTTTCCGGTTGTCTTTCCAAATTTATAAAATCAGAGGATATTTCCTTCATGCATTTAACACAGGTTGGAAGATAAAGTGCTTCATGCGGAAGTATAACATTGTGTTGCATCGGTCAATCTCCTTCAGGAAGCGCTATCCTGCAGAAATAAATGTCTTTGAATCTTGTCTATTTATGCTTAAACTAAaagtaaaaaaatgaaaatattttaaaattgtcCTAAAAAACAATGACATTTGGTTCTTCTTTATTTTTTGGATTTCACACAATCAACCTAAAGGTGTCACAACAATCATGACTATATTTTGAAAGTAATTAATTGGTTTAAAACATTTTTGAACATCAAAAGACAAGCACCTTAAACTTTTGCATGTGAATAATTGTTAGTACCTGTACAATGTGCTATGCATCAATCTACTATTAGTTGGGCTTATCCAATGAAAACACAACCAGTGTTTTGaaaatattgatttttgaaaaagTTATTTTGACCTTTTTATTAATAAAATATGATGGCTGCAAGTCAGTGGTTTAATGATGCCCATTTCTTTTGAGGGAATGATAATGCTGAAAAAAATTGAAGCTAACAGGAAACAGCTCCATATCTATAGCCATCACCATGGTTCTGTAACACTTCGGTGCAAAATACAAAAGAGGCATAACCAACTGACGGTATGGAGTATGGAATATGAAACAAAACTAAAGGAAGACTATTAATACACAGTACAGAATCATGGtactgggacagagatagaacacCAAAGATATTAACAACCGCAAAAAGGTGTGCAAAGTGAAATTTGCAGAGAATAAGACTAACAAAAATTGTTGACAAATTTATTTTGACAGAAAAAGGTATCGCGGGCTTAGTGCTGATGTTGCAGATAATGCACGAGTTctgaataataataaataattaatAAACACGATGAATCAGAAAATACAAACAATGTTTCAAGGACTCTAGTTAATACCTGCAGGAATACAATATTAGAAAAAAATTGGTCAACGACTTGAAATTTTATGAGCTGATTCTTTGTACTGCTGGTTTTAAAGGCAAATAAATTTGTAGATCCTTTACCCATAAGTCTGGATTTTGTCAAGTGGgatggggatcttattgaaacatataagattattcagggtttggacatgctagaggcaggaaacatgtacccgatgttgagggagtccagaaccaggggccacagtttaagaataaggggtaagccatttagaacggagatgtggaaagactttttctcacagagagttgtgagtctgtggaattctctgccttagaaggcagtggagaccggttctctggatgctttcaagagagagttaaataaagctcttaaagagagcggagtcagggtatatggggagaaggcaggaatggggtaccgattgtggatgatctgccatgatcacattgaatggcggtgctggctcgaaaggctgaatggcctactcctgcacttattgtctattgaaagatttGGCCCATAATTTTGTAAAGCTTTGTGAATTATGCAATTCACTGATGGTTTTCAACACAAGGTGTACAAAGGCATTTACAAAATGCCGAGAGGTCCTGCAGGCCATGCACTGCGCAATAACCAAGTATAAAAATTGATCACCATAAGCTTAAGAATCTACAAAAATTAACTAGTCAGAATAATTTTGGCTTGAAATTAACGGATCTACTTAGACAAGTGTATACAAGAATATGGAGCTTTGGCATATACAGCACTgcagcaggcctttcagcccaccatatTTGCACCAACCAGGCGACAATTTAAacaatcccatctacctggacatggtCTGGGTCTCTTTGTTCTCTGCTTGACCAAATGCCTCATAAACATTGCATCTGTTTCCACCGCCGGCAGCAAGTTCTTGCCATACAAATCACCTTTATATTttgccccctctcatcttaaacctttgtcTTTTAGGATTTAACAATTCCACAGTGGGAAAAAGACTGGTCCATGTCTTGCAGAACTTTATATActcgttttttttaaaacaaaatcacacTGCACTGTTACGATC
The sequence above is a segment of the Amblyraja radiata isolate CabotCenter1 chromosome 1, sAmbRad1.1.pri, whole genome shotgun sequence genome. Coding sequences within it:
- the shld3 gene encoding shieldin complex subunit 3 codes for the protein MQHNVILPHEALYLPTCVKCMKEISSDFINLERQPERVAIIHWSTRIQDDRNKTVPRVNIKMELVVHYKPNQDYSELSKIAERLLEDFPQRTLSRFTPWFPNNMQSLQLKPQKSPPIISNEEAKNIEKYLVEREFIAEVPNYDCTNSLLEFSTNLLRNSSVNKMAAVEFLSETGSRCGITTKDYKSERSWSIATNSKQWRNKTSTVSRSLQIIKEKFQLHSFQRAKWIIDQSNCSSQKLEEIWAKLSSIIKYGDLPSCNAKMHAHFGEIWIFCDVQCCEYVGNLIKQALNLTGKLSLFVRGHGSIYKL